Genomic segment of Canis lupus dingo isolate Sandy chromosome 9, ASM325472v2, whole genome shotgun sequence:
GAGTTCTGACACCTGCTGTAAGACATGAGCTTTGAGGATGCCGCTGAGAGAGCCAGTCACCTATGTgcaaatactgtaggattccactcCTAGGTGGTCCCTGGAGGAGCTGAGATCACAGGAAGGAGGATGGCCAAGGGCTTGGGGGGTGTGCAGAAAGGGATGTTAGTGATTAAGAGAGACAGGGTGTCAATTCTACAAAATAAAGTCATGGAGATGGCGGATGGCAATGGTTTCACACCAGCAcaagtgtactttttaaaagattttatttattagagcatgcatacgtgagagagggagaaggagaagcagactccccactgaacagggagcccaatgcgggactcgatcccaggaccttgggatcacgacctgagccgaaggcagatgcttcaccgacggagccacccaggcaccccagtacgAGTGTATTTAATAGTACTTAACTGTACACTCAAAAATGGTTAAGACAGTAATCTTAagtgtgttttaccacaattaaaaaaaaatgttttagaggCAGAAGGGCTCACACAATGGCTGGACAGCCAGGAGGTAGAATCACAGGAATTGTGATTCTACCAATGTGTGAGGAATCCTTCCTTCATGATAGCGCAGACTCACTCATTCATTAGGTTTTACTAGACAATTTATAGTTGATAACCTTTGATGTCAGTTTTTCGTTAGGGATACAACATTTGAACTTTAtcttagaaatacagaaattgcTGGGTATTTTGTTTCCCAGAAGGCttttagaattgtttattctCTCCTCTGGATATGAAGGTAGATGGGTGCCACTGGTGGACTTACTGTAAACAATGCAGGCAAAGGACCATTAAGGTGAGTGGTATGGCACCTCTGGAAGGACTATGGGCTGCTCACCAGGCCTCCTAGAGTTGGTTCTGTGACACCTGCTGTGGCTCCACACCCAAGGCTACTCGGCCCTGGACAGCACTCAGAGTAGGGGGAGGGTGTGCCCCAATGAGGGTCAGTGTTCGTGGAGCTACAGACACCTGCTTCACCTGTGTTCCGGTAGGAGTGCCACAAGGACAAGGAGCTCTCTGTGGCCTCAGGCCTGGACTCCTGTCCAAGGCTAGATGGGACTGACTACGGCAGACACCGTGTTGGCGGACGGCACTGAAGTCTCAATAACCGTCCTCTGGGTCTGAGCCAACCAGGGCAGTTGCAACACCATGATGCAGCTGATGTAACTTCTGTTGCCAGCATCCCAGCAGTGGGTTCACCTGGCCAAATGTTGGTGAACTTCGTGGATTTTAACCACAATTGGTTGGGACCACTGCCTCTTTTCAGGTGGGCTTCATCACTCTTTCTGGGACCCGCTGGGGTGAACACAGGCGTTTTTGGGACCTTGCTAAGGCAACCTTGAGTTGGGATGCACTTAGCTAGGGTTTATGGGATATTCTCATGATGTTCAGTCTTGCCAGCCTTTCCTGGGGCAGGTGGGTCTTCTTTGGCTGCCAATCAGTCACCTGCAGAGCATTAACTTGTGGAAGTGAAGAAACAATTCGTAGTATGAACCAGAAATGAGTCTGCAAATTGGGAGCAGGGGGCTTGGTTCTCCCCAAGAGCTGGATAAAAGTTGTCTCCTTTGATAAATGTATTTCATAACAAAGTATAAACAATTGAATATGCcacatgcttttttctttttagatggaGATTGCATTTATCAGAAttcctggtgtttttttttttttaagattttatttacttattcatagagagaggcagagacacaggcagagggagaagcaggcatcatacagagagcctgatgtgggactccatccagggtctccaggatcacgccccgggctgcaggcggcgctaaaccgctgcgccaccggggctgcccaattcctGGGTTTGTGAAGCATAAATCTGTAGGAACATCTATGCAAAACCCCAAGTGTTACCCAAACCAACGTCAATTCCAACAATCAGATACAAATTCTATCAAATGCCCTAGGGAAATGTCTGAATAGcccttctgtttttttcatgAAACAATTCTGCAAAGTCATGATATGGCAGTCAAAGAGAATACAGCCAAAAACAATGTAAGGAAAAGCATGGAAGAGATGCACTTGTTAATttatacaaatgttattttttcccaaattttgtGATGCTTGTGGCGTTTGTCcgtttttaaagatacttttttttctcgTTTTATCTATTACCATGAGAGAACGGCAAAATATTACAGTATTGTAAAATCAAGCACGTTTTTAATGTTATGCAAACGACACACGTTATACAAGAATATTAACTTTTATGACTACCTTATTATCCTTTTacacttttttcttaaagagccCTCCCCAAACTGTCCATGCTTGAGGCGCCCCAAACCCGCATTCACCTCGCCCCCTACGTTTTTGCAGCAGCAAGTGAGCTCGGCTGCGGAGGAGACGCACTTCAGATGGTGGTGCTAGGACCCCACCAGCTCCCGTACAGGGACCCAGCGCGCGACCGGGTGCCCGAGAATGCCGACCCGGCTCCGGTCCCCGAGCACGCAGCGCCCCCGCTCCCGGGGCTCCGTTCTCCCCGCCACCGCCTGCGCCCCGGCTCCCCAGCGGGGTTCCCCCCTCCGCGCCCCCTCCGCGCACGGCCGCGACGTCTCCCGCCCCACGTCGCGCACCGCCCGCCGTTCGCTTGGACGAGCCGAGCGCGGATTGGCTCAGAGGCGCGGGAAGTGCCCGCCCCCCTCCGGCCGCCGGCCAATGGGGAGGCAGGGCCGGGTCGGCGGCCGGCGCCGGAAGCGGCCGAGCGACGAGGGGACGTCGCGCCGCCGGGTCTCGAGCAGCTGCCGCGGAACCGCGGGACGGACCCGGACTTGCCCGCCCGCCATGGCCGAGAGCGACTGGGACACGGTGACGGTGCTGCGCAAGAAGGGCCCCACTGCCGCCCAGGCGAAGTCCAAGCAGGTGCGGCGCCGTGCGGGCCTCGGGGCTCCGGGGCGGCCGGTGGGCCGGggacgcggggcggggccggggcgaggCCGcggactgggggcgggggggtccggGGGCccgaggggcggaggggcgggagGACCAGCCCGAAACCAGGGATGGGAGACGGGAGACGGGAGACCTGGGCGAGGGAGATGGCCGGGCGGGGACGGTGTGCGAacgggagagggtgggggagcgGAGCGGGCCGGCGGCGGAGGCcggggctggagagaggaggaCCGGGGCAAGACCGCGGCCGCGGACTGGCTGCGCGGGGCTGGGTGTGCAGGAGCCTCGCAGTGTTTGGGGCCAGTGATATAGGCCTGGGAGGGAGGCCCGGGTGAGGCCCCAGGTCACGGAGGTTGGGAATGGGCGCAGGGTGGGCTTGTGGCCAGTGACAGCGGGGTGGAGCAGGGGACCAGGGGAGGTTGAAGGGGAGGACTGGTGGGCAGGGACTGGGGGACTAGGGAGCAGGGGGCAGTCCAGGCGCCCCGAGGTCCGAAGCTGGTTGGGGAATGGCTCTGAAACCTGCTTCTGGCTGTCTGCAGTCTGTCCCCAGGCCCAGGTGCCTAGAGACCCAGGGCATAGGTGGACTCTGCTTCTGGGTGTCGGGAGCGTAGGGGACGTGCCCTGAAAGGGATAGAAGGTCTCTAGCTTGGCTGGTCCACCTGTGATCATGTATGAGACCAATGTGGAGGGCCTACCCTGCCTGTCAGGTTTGAGCCAGAACTAGTGACCTGACCTGCCTGGAGCTGGTCTGAGGCCTGCAGGATCTGAGCTAAAGTCcctgtccttttttccagtggaaacTTAATAGTCAGGAGCTAGGAGTCCCGTGAACGCGGGTAGAAAGCATCTCTGAACACAGCAGCCGTGGCGCAGCCCCGGTCACCACTCTAAGGCTAGAGTCCTCAGGAATACATCTTACTAGCATTTGGCAGGTGGAGGTCAAAGGGTATGGGTCTGGTTGACGGTGTTTGGGGGGCGATGCTAGGATGGACTGGCCCAGGGAGGCTGTGGCAGGCCGGCGCAGGCATTCCTTACTGTTGATGCAGGAGCAGGGCTGTGGTCAGCGTGGGTTCTCAGCAGCGAGAAGTGGGCTGAGTTTTCCTTGTTGGCACCTTATGGACAGGCACCTGGGTACCTGACGGCAGAGGGTTTTTGTGAACTGAGCTTGGGTTTTAAGACCGGCCTCGTTTCTCAGTGCTGGACAAGCCCTGCCAGATCTGAGTTTGACCAAACACTGTGTCCACGTTTTCTAGGCCATCTTAGCAGCTCAGAGACGAGGAGAAGATGTGGAGACTTCCAAGAAATGTAAGTACCGGTGCTCCCTCATGGAGGGAGGGGTGTGCTGCTGGGGTTCTCCCTGCGACAGGCATTAGTGCACCCGCCATGCACCAGGGGTGTTGAGGCGGCTGCCGCAGCTGGAACCAGGCTGGGACCTTAGAGGAGCAGCGTGCTAGGTGTAGTCAGCAAGCAAGGGAGCAGGaggtgccctgtgctcccagcTTCTGAGCTTCCCTGTGTTCTCGTCACCTGGTTTCCCACGTCACCGTGGCACAGAGTGCCTGTGGGGCCTGCTTCCtgttctgaattggctttttttGGGTTTGTTGCAAACCACATGCTATGATCTTGCCTCGTGCGGTCCAGGGGCTGCTGGCCAGAACAAACAGCATTCAATCACCAAGAACACGGCCAAGCTGGACCGGGAGACTGAGGAGCTGCATCATGACCGTGTGACTCTGGAGGTGGGCAAGGTGATCCAGCAGGGTCGGCAGAGCAAGGGGCTGACCCAGAAGGATTTGGCAACGGTGAGCGTGGTGGGCCCCATcctcccaggctgcaggcgggcGGGGGTTGCAGCACAGCTTGGGGACTCCTGCTTGCTCTGGGATTCCCTGGGGAAGCCACATCAGATTAGCCGTAACTTCCTGTTGAGTGTACATAGACCCCAGATCCTCTGCGGGCACACCCAGGAAGGCCCTTGGCCCCGGTGTTGTCctgggaggggagcctggggcgACTCCCTCGGCTGTGTGCTAGTCTTGTGGCGCCTTCCCGAATTACCATCCACAAAATACGTACCTTTAGAAAATCAACGAAAAGCCGCAGGTCATCGCGGACTATGAGAGCGGACGGGCCATTCCTAATAACCAGGTTCTGGGCAAAATCGAGAGAGCCATCGGTGAGTGTCCTCGGGTCCTTCATCGGGTCTCTGCTGCTGCCCGACCAGGTGCAGAGCAGCTAAAGCACAGGAGGGCCTCTGAGGCTGCAGGATTCTGCAGAGCCTTAGGGAGCTCAGGAGTATCATTCACAATCCCTCCCCCCCGCCAGTTTCACATTTTCTCTGTCCCCTTTTTTTGGCTGGCCAGTGCTCTCCAAGCCCATGGACAGAAGGCTCAGAGGCCATCCTGTTCAGGCCCTGGTGTCCTCCCCTCGGGTATTGGGCTCCCCCCTGGTGTCGGTGTGGCACCAGTACGTGGGGCTCCCAGAGCACTCAAGTCTGGTTCTGGGGGTGACAGCTCCCCTCTGCCCTGGAAGGTCAGTGGGTGCAAGGACAGTGGGCTGAGGCTGGCCAGGACTGGTGTGGTCCAcagctccctcctctgcccaccgCTCCTTCCTATGGAGGAAGGGGCTAGTGCTCAGAGGGCAGTGTGGGCACTACTGCCTCCTcaaggtggaggggtgg
This window contains:
- the EDF1 gene encoding endothelial differentiation-related factor 1 — protein: MAESDWDTVTVLRKKGPTAAQAKSKQAILAAQRRGEDVETSKKWAAGQNKQHSITKNTAKLDRETEELHHDRVTLEVGKVIQQGRQSKGLTQKDLATKINEKPQVIADYESGRAIPNNQVLGKIERAIGLKLRGKDIGKPIEKGPRAK